The sequence TGATTCAACCGAAGGCAAGTATGATTATATTTTTAAAGCTGTTGATCATCTTATTTTTAAGTAAACTTTTTGTTAGAAATTTCAAATTTTTTGTTTAAAATTATCTTTTTTGGTTATTCCAAGTTTCTAAATACTATTTGATTAACTAAATTTTAGTCTAGTTCATTAGCTTATAATTTAATTATACTGATAGAAAGTTTAGTTAGTATACGATGAAGTTATCAACTATATCAGTTAGTATCAATTAATTGTTATAATTTTTTATTATCCAATAATATTTTCCTATAGACATGCAAATCATTTATAAAAAGTAATTTAAATACAATTCTAAAAATTGAAGATGCAAATCATTTGTTTATTTTATGAATATAAAATTTATTGTATATCTAATTCACTTGAATTAGTTCAAAAATTTCAGGCATATCAATTTTAACAACATGCACTTGGAATATATTACGAAAAACTATTACAAATATATTTGTCACATTTTTGGTTGATAATTTTTACTAATTTACATTTGTCTTCTATAGACTTAAAACGCCCCCCTATTTTAGATCTAGACTCTCTTAAATTAAACTTATGCTCATAAACGCAAAGTTTAATCTTTCTTGTCTAAGCCCACTTGTTTTTAATTGTGACTTAGAGTGGCGTAGCTTTTTTTTATTCAATTAAAATCATTTTATAAACATACTTATCTGAAAATATCAGCAATCAAATGAATAATTTAAACCAGCCTGAAGAAATTAATTTTAAAGAAATCGTTTTAGCATCTAAAGTTTGCTTTACATTTCTTAAGAAATATTTTTTTAAAATTATAGCTGCTGGATTTATTGGGGGACTCATCGGATTTTTTCTTGCTTATGTTAAGCCTGTAACTTATACTGCCAAAACGATTTTTGTAGTTGAGGATGCAAAAAACAATAATACATTTAGCGGATTAGCTTCACTTGCGGGGCAATTTGGAGTAGATATGGCTGGTGGGGTTGGAGGGGGCTTAATTGAGGGTGATAATATACTTTTTTATTTTAAAAGTGAATTATTAGCAAGAGAAGTGTTGTTAAGTTCTTGGGACAGCACAGGTTATGAATCTATAGCAAATATTTATGCGAAGGTTTATGGCCTAAATAAGGATTGGGAAAATAATCCAAAAATAGGAGTAATTAACTTTCCTATTCAAAAGAAAGGCATTTCTTATTCTAGAGTACAAGATAGTTTATTGAGGGCAATGATTATGTCCATAAATGAAAATATGTTTAACATAAGTAAAGTTGATAAAAAATCAAGCTTCATTCAATTGCGTGTTACAATGTTAGATGAAATGTTGACAAAGAGATATTGTGATAAAATTCTTGCAATTGCAATTAACCGTTATATATCTTTGAAAACTGAAAGACAGAAAAATACAATAGATAAATTGCAGTATAGAGTAGATAGTATTGGTAGCTTATTACAGAAAAAAACTAATAAGTCTGCTGCTATTCAAACAAGTGCATCTACAATAGATGCCAATCCCCTATATAAGACTAGTACAGTTCTTGAAACCGAAATTACATTGAGGGATAAAGCCCTTTTATCTACATTATATTCCGAAGTTCTAAAGAATCTCGAAATTGCAAAATTTACATTAAGTCAAGAAACTCCTGTAATACAAGTTGTAGATAAAGATGAATTTCCGCTGGCGAAAAACAAAATATCGAAAATAAAGTATTCGATTTATGGCTTTTTAGTGCTTTCGACTATATTTATCTTTTCTCTAGTTGTTCATATAAAAATAAAATCAATTAATGTTTAATTAATATGTAATACTAGCATTAAGTGATTATTATAAATTGTTTAATGAGTAATTTATATCACTCTAAAATTCAGTTAGTATAATAATTTATTAACATAATATTTTTTATTCAATTTCACTTTGCATTGCAACTATTAGTAATAATTAATAATATATAATATGATTCTTAAAAATAAAATGATTCTAGTAACTGGAGCTGATGGATTTATAGGTAGCCATTTAGTTGAATTTCTAATATTAGAGGGGGCTAGAGTGAGAGCATTCGTAAATTATAATTCATTTAATAGTTGGGGATGGATTGATAATCTGGGAAAAGAAACAATTAAGCAAATTGAAATTTTTAGTGGGGACATTCGAGATCCAAATGCAGTTAAATTGGCAATGAAGGACTGCAATATTGTTTTTCATCTTGCTGCACTGATTTCTATTCCTTATAGTTACCTTGCTCCCGATCACTATGTAGATACTAACATAAGAGGTACACTAAACATCTTACAGGCAGCCAGGGATTTATATATTGAAAAAACTTTAATTACCTCTACTTCAGAAGTTTATGGTACTGCAATTTATGTTCCAATAGACGAAAAACATCCGCGTCAAGGGCAGTCACCTTATTCTGCAACTAAAATTGGAGCTGATAGTTTAGCTGAATCATTTTATAAAAGTTTTGAACTACCATTGACAATTGTGAGACCTTTTAATACTTATGGGCCTCGACAATCTGCGAGGGCAGTAATACCAACTATAATCACACAACTATTAGCAGGAGTGACTGAAATTAAACTTGGGGCGATTCATCCAACTCGTGACTTGGTTTATGTGAAAGATACTGTTCGAGGATTTATCGAGATAGCGAAATCGGATTTTTTAGTTGGTCAGGATGTTAACATTGCTACATGCTCTGAAATAAAAGTTGGGGACTTAGCCCAAAAAATCATTGATTTGATTAATCCAGCTGCAAAAATTATTGAAGATAAAAATAGGTTGAGGCCTGCTAATAGTGAAGTTGAGAGACTTTTTGGTTCAAATCATAAAATTCTAAAATCAACTAATTGGACTCCTACATATTCACTTAACGAAGGCTTAACTGAAACAATTAATTGGTTTTCAACAAAGGAAAATCTCAAGTTATACAAGCATGATATATATAACCTATAATTTTCAAATCATTATATTACATTCTTGACATTCCTTTTTATGAATGTAGTTTTTTCGGTTATCTTTCCCCAAAATCTTACATATCTTAAGTCGTTTATACGATCTTTAGAGAATCAAGTAGATAAAAATTTCATTCTAGTTTTAGTTAATGATGGGGTTTATGAATTGAGTAAATATTTCGAAAACTCAAAGATGCCAATTAGAATAATTGAAATTGATGGTTTGAAATTAACACATTTTGAAATTCGTCTTTATGGGTTAAACAAAATTATTGAATGGGGCGCCAATAAAGTTGTTTTTGCAGACAGTGATGATGAATTTTCAATTAATAGAACTTTGCTAACATTTAAGTACCTCGATTCTTATCCAATTGTATGTAATGATTTAGTTACAATGAATAATGATGGAGTAGTAATAAATGAAAATTATTGGGATATTAGATTGGGCGAAATTTTTGAGTTTTCGAGTTCATTTATAAAAGATAAAAATATTATTGGATTTGGAAATAGTGGGATTAATAAGGATAAATTAATAGAAATCTTGCAGGTATTAGGTAATTCCAAAGAAGGTTTTGATTGGCTATTCTTTTCCAGTTATAAAGATGACTTCAAAGCATTATTTTTCAGCAAAGCAAAAACATTTTACAGACAACACGACAGAAATTTATTAGGGGCAAATCAATTATCTGTTTTATCTCTGAAAAAAAAAATAGAATTAAAAATTACGCATTATGAAAAATTGCTATTGTTAAAAAAAGACTTAGAATTATTAAATGCTCTAGATAAATATCGAAGTATTCTAAAAAAATCCAATAACTTTTTTGAAAAAAAAGTTAAACAAATAAACTCATCAAACACAAATTATTTTTGGTTTGAAGAAACAAATTTATTATTATGAAAGTAGTTAACATTACAAAAGAAAAGACTGTTCAAAATTTTAGTACACCTTATATCATAGCTGAAATTGGTGCCAATCATAATGGAGATATGCAGTTAGCAAAAAAAATGATTGACGCGGCTGTTGAATGCGGATGTGATGCTGTTAAATTTCAGTCATGGACGCCTGATTCGATCGTTTCAAAAGAGGAGTATGATAGAAATCAACGATATAATGATTCAGCAAAAAAACATTTTGGCTCATTACGTGAAATGGTTGATAAGTATTATTTAAGAACCGAACAGCATTATGATTTAGAATCATATTGCAGGCAAAAGAATATTGATTTTTGTTCTACACCATTTACTAATCGTGAAGTTGATTTATTGGAAGACTTGCATGTTCCATTTTATAAGATAGCATCAATGGATATCAACAACTATGATTTTCTGGCCTATGTTGCCCAAAAAGGTAAGCCTGTAATATTATCAACTGGTATGTCAACCCTTGGAGAGATTGAAACTGCTATCAAGGTTGTAAATAATGCAGGTAACGATGATATTGTTCTTTTGCATTGTATCTCAATTTACCCCCCTTTGTATGAAGATATTCATCTTAATAATATAACAATGTTGCAACAAACTTTTGGCTATCCAGTTGGATTCTCTGACCACACTATTGGATATTCTATTCCCTTAGCTAGTGTTGCGCTTGGGTCATGTGTAATTGAAAAACATTTCACTCTAGATAAAGACCTTCCAGGCTGGGATCATGAAATCTCCGCAAATCCAGAAGAAATGAAAATTATTTGTCAGGAGTCGCATAATATCGTAAAATCTTTAGGAAATTTTAAAAGAACAGTATCATCTGCAGAAATTGCCAAAAAAGATAAGTTCAGACGCAGTGCTGTAGCTAAAATCGAAATCAACGCAGGGCATATTGTTTCAGTTAATGACTTAGATTTCAAGAGACCCGGCACTGGAATTCAACCAGAAGAAATAAAATATTTAATAGGACGAAAAGTAAAAAGTGGGATTCCTGAGGGAGAATTGATTAAGTGGGAGCATTTTGAATAAATCCTCATTTAGTATGATCAGTATTGATATAATCATTTTTTTAGATAATCTTTAATAAATCAATACATTGACAAAGTATAAAATTAGTAGTTCAAATAACATCAGAGATGCTATTAAACAAATTGACAATAATGGAGAAGGTTTTGTACTAATAGTGGATGATAGTGAAAAAGTAATTGGGCTGTTAACGGATGGTGATTTTCGAAGAGCAATATTAAGCGGCATTTCATTGGCCGAAAATTGCCTAAAGATTGCAAACAGAAAATTTATATCAGTTGATAAAAATGTATCTGAAAGAGAGATTATTAATATTTTCCTTCAATCGAAAATTGATCACCTTCCAGTTCTTGAGGACGGGTTATTAATTGAGATACTTCAGAGAAAAAATTTTAATTTATCTGGTAAGGTAGTTTTGCCAGCTACATTTGAAGATGTATCTATCGTTATCATGGCTGGTGGAAAAGGCACTCGAATGAAGCCCTTTACAAATATACTACCTAAACCATTAATACCCGTTGGTAATAAATCTATGCTCGAGGTGATTATGGTTGAATACCAAAGATATTTTAATTGCAGTTTTTTTATATCAGTAAATTATAAAGCAAATCTTATTAAAGCATATTTGGAAGAATATGCTGATTTATATAAGGTGTCTTATATAATGGAAGATAGTCCATTAGGTACAGCAGGAGCCTTGAAATACATTAAAGGAGAAATTGATAAACCTTTTTTTGTTTCCAATTGCGATATACTAATTAAAGCTAATTACGCAGATATTTACAGGAATCACATTGAAAAGAAAAACGATTTTACCATTATTTCATCTATGATACACTATAAAATTCCATATGGTGTTTGTGAAATTGAAAATGGCGGTGAGTTGAGAAGACTAGTTGAAAAACCTGAGTATGATTTTTTAGTAAATGCAGGTATGTACATCGTTAACCCTGAAGTACTTTCTTTGATACCAGATAATACATTTTATAATATTACTGATTTAATAGATGCTATAAAGAAAGATGGTGGTAGGGTAGGAGTTTTTCCAGTATCAGAAAATTCTTATCATGATTCTGGACAATGGAAAGAATATGGGAATATGTTGGATGCGATTACTAGAATTTCATAAAGACTATCTTATATAAAATGAAATTTTCTTAGTTTCATAAGTAATAAAAAAAATAATAGAAATAAAAATTCTATGAATGTAGTTGCAATTATTCCAGCAAGAGGAGGATCAAAAAGAATACCAAGAAAGAATATTATCGATTTCATGGGGAAACCAATGATTGCCTGGACAATTGATGCAGCTCAGAATGCCAAAATTTTCAACAGGATATTGGTAAGTACGGATAGTGAAGAAATTGCAAGTGTAGTTAAATCATGTGGAATAGATGTTCCCTTTCTTCGCTATCATAAAAGTGATGATTACTCGCCTGTAACAGAAGCTACCATTGAAGCGATTAATCAGGCCGAAACATTTTATAATGAGAAGTATGACATAGTGGTTCAGCTAATGGCAAATGCACCATTACGTAACGCAAAGGATATTTTACAACATTATAGTACATTTTTAGCCTGTGGACGGAGTTTTCAAATCAGTTCTTTTAAATTCGGATGGATGAATCCTTGGTGGGCTTTCAAGGTTAACGAGAGTGGGGAAGCTGAATGGATAATGAAGGAAGGCGTTGGTAAACGATCCCAGGATTTGGAAGATTTGTACTGTCCTACAGGTGTAATTTGGATAGCAAAAGTTGATCAGTTAAAAGCAGCTAATACATTCTACGGGCCTGGATATGAATTTTGTGAAATCAATTGGAAAAGTGCAGTGGATATTGATAATTATGAAGACCTTGAATTTGCAAAAGCATTGTATTTGTTAAAGCAAAAAGAAAGCAGAGCATAAGAACTTCCAATAAGCAGTCATTTACAAAACACTTAGATATAAGCAATATCCATGGGACTTGGTTTTAATCAACTGAAAAAGTCGTATAAGTTATTTGATTTTTTCTACCCCATAGTTGTAGCAATCATCATTGTTCAATTGCTGTTTTTACCTGGTCTAAGACTTGGTGTGATTACTGCTTTGATTATTTTAATCATAGCAAGTAAAAATATAAACAGACGCATTTTTCTGCTAAATTCATCAGTAAACAAACTTGTTCTATTATATCTTTTGTACAATAGCGGTTCTCTAGTTTGGTTTTTTTTTACGGGTTTCCCTGTATCTGTTTTCATAGCTGAATGGTCGAATTCAATTTTGCCAATTCTATTTTTCTATTTTCCCTATTATGAGAAGAAACAGAGTAATTTTTTTTACCACATAACGCTCATTACATTAGTCTTTAGTTTTATTCTTGGATTTATTTTGTGGATGTGGGAGCCCCCTTTCTATCGAGTGTTTATGGATACTACAGAGGGTGTTGGGACAGATATGTTATTTTTTCAGTCAATTTTTGGCCTTACAGCTACTGGAGCATTAGGTGTAATCGGATTCTTAATTAGCTCAAATATTGTTTTAAAGTCTAATGGACGGAAAGGAAAGATTGCATTAGCAATCTGTATGGTGACAATTATACTAACGTTTCGAAGATCAGCACTTTTAGTACTCGCCCTAGCTATTCTTAGTATGCACTTTATCGGCTATTTCAGATATAAGTTTATAAAAAAGAGGTATCTACTGATTGAAGCAATATTTTTATATTACATTTTTGTATTGGTATCAGATAATTATGGAGATTTCTTTACTGATCTTATTGAAAGAGGATCAATGATTTCAGAAGCCTTTAATGAACGAAGTGGGACTTGGAGTTATGCATTCAGTTATGGGAACCTTGTGATAGGCGATGGGTTAGGAGCATTTGGACATAAAGTAATTGGTTACAGCAAAGTATTGATTGCAGATGGTAATTATTTTAAAATGCTTGCTGAAATAGGAATAGTAGGCACTTCTTTATTTTTTGCGATTCTAATAGTTTCCATGATGCTTGGATTTAAAGATTTGCGAAATAAGTATGTTGAATTAAGTATAGTACTGGGATTAGCTTTAATGGCTATAGGCTCAAATATATTTACATATCAGACATTGGCCCCAATTTTCTGGTATTCAATAGGAAGGCTATCTATTAATTACAGGCAAAATGAGGGTATAGCAATGGTTAAAAATGAGGCAAGTACTCTAAAGCCAAGTACTCAGATGTAAATACTTTTCTCACAAAAAATAACAATTTTTTTAAAATTATTCTAAAATGAATATATTAATTACCGGAGGCGCTGGGTTTATAGGATCGCATATAACAGACGCGTTGCTTAAAAAGGGACATTCCATTAAAATACTGGATATTCTTAAGAAACCAGTTCATATGAAAGGGTTCCCTGAGTATCTAGATAAAACGAAAGTCGAATTTATTTATGGAGATGTTACCGATAAAAGGGTAATGAAATATGCTTTAAATGGAGTGGATATAGTTTTTCATCTTGCTGCTTATCAGGATTATCTTCCAGATTATTCATCATTCTCTTATATCAATGTTTTTAGTACATCGCTGATTTATGAGATAATCGAAGAAGAAAAATTCCCTGTTCAAAAGGTTATAGTTGCATCTTCACAAGCCGTAATGGGTGAAGGAAAATATCATAATAAATCTGGTAAAGTAATTTATCCAACTTTAAGAACTGATCAACAACTTAGTTCCGGTAATTGGGATCATATAGATAATGAAACTGGACTCCCGCTTATACTTGATTTATCGGACGAAACAGTAATTAATCCAATGAATCCTTACGGCATGTCGAAATATCAGCAGGAAATGCTTGCTATCAACTTAGGTAATCGAATAGGAGTACCCTCAGTAGCCATGCGGTTCTCTATTGTTCAGGGC is a genomic window of Sediminibacterium sp. TEGAF015 containing:
- a CDS encoding acylneuraminate cytidylyltransferase family protein — translated: MNVVAIIPARGGSKRIPRKNIIDFMGKPMIAWTIDAAQNAKIFNRILVSTDSEEIASVVKSCGIDVPFLRYHKSDDYSPVTEATIEAINQAETFYNEKYDIVVQLMANAPLRNAKDILQHYSTFLACGRSFQISSFKFGWMNPWWAFKVNESGEAEWIMKEGVGKRSQDLEDLYCPTGVIWIAKVDQLKAANTFYGPGYEFCEINWKSAVDIDNYEDLEFAKALYLLKQKESRA
- a CDS encoding NAD-dependent 4,6-dehydratase LegB, with product MILKNKMILVTGADGFIGSHLVEFLILEGARVRAFVNYNSFNSWGWIDNLGKETIKQIEIFSGDIRDPNAVKLAMKDCNIVFHLAALISIPYSYLAPDHYVDTNIRGTLNILQAARDLYIEKTLITSTSEVYGTAIYVPIDEKHPRQGQSPYSATKIGADSLAESFYKSFELPLTIVRPFNTYGPRQSARAVIPTIITQLLAGVTEIKLGAIHPTRDLVYVKDTVRGFIEIAKSDFLVGQDVNIATCSEIKVGDLAQKIIDLINPAAKIIEDKNRLRPANSEVERLFGSNHKILKSTNWTPTYSLNEGLTETINWFSTKENLKLYKHDIYNL
- a CDS encoding sugar phosphate nucleotidyltransferase → MTKYKISSSNNIRDAIKQIDNNGEGFVLIVDDSEKVIGLLTDGDFRRAILSGISLAENCLKIANRKFISVDKNVSEREIINIFLQSKIDHLPVLEDGLLIEILQRKNFNLSGKVVLPATFEDVSIVIMAGGKGTRMKPFTNILPKPLIPVGNKSMLEVIMVEYQRYFNCSFFISVNYKANLIKAYLEEYADLYKVSYIMEDSPLGTAGALKYIKGEIDKPFFVSNCDILIKANYADIYRNHIEKKNDFTIISSMIHYKIPYGVCEIENGGELRRLVEKPEYDFLVNAGMYIVNPEVLSLIPDNTFYNITDLIDAIKKDGGRVGVFPVSENSYHDSGQWKEYGNMLDAITRIS
- a CDS encoding NAD-dependent epimerase/dehydratase family protein, with protein sequence MNILITGGAGFIGSHITDALLKKGHSIKILDILKKPVHMKGFPEYLDKTKVEFIYGDVTDKRVMKYALNGVDIVFHLAAYQDYLPDYSSFSYINVFSTSLIYEIIEEEKFPVQKVIVASSQAVMGEGKYHNKSGKVIYPTLRTDQQLSSGNWDHIDNETGLPLILDLSDETVINPMNPYGMSKYQQEMLAINLGNRIGVPSVAMRFSIVQGSRQSFYNAYSGACRIFSLSYFLKKQPTVYEDGNAIRDYVNIHDVVEALVLVMESEKSNGQVYNVGGGKAYTVLEFAKVVAEVFEMEYKPKLPKEYRFGDTRHIFSDIKKLKSLGWNPSRTVYDSVKEYKQYLEEQTDINDILDYSEKHMKNLGVIRRAVL
- a CDS encoding N-acetylneuraminate synthase family protein, which gives rise to MKVVNITKEKTVQNFSTPYIIAEIGANHNGDMQLAKKMIDAAVECGCDAVKFQSWTPDSIVSKEEYDRNQRYNDSAKKHFGSLREMVDKYYLRTEQHYDLESYCRQKNIDFCSTPFTNREVDLLEDLHVPFYKIASMDINNYDFLAYVAQKGKPVILSTGMSTLGEIETAIKVVNNAGNDDIVLLHCISIYPPLYEDIHLNNITMLQQTFGYPVGFSDHTIGYSIPLASVALGSCVIEKHFTLDKDLPGWDHEISANPEEMKIICQESHNIVKSLGNFKRTVSSAEIAKKDKFRRSAVAKIEINAGHIVSVNDLDFKRPGTGIQPEEIKYLIGRKVKSGIPEGELIKWEHFE